In Acipenser ruthenus chromosome 25, fAciRut3.2 maternal haplotype, whole genome shotgun sequence, the sequence CTTGAGTATCAAGCAGCAGTGTTAAGTCCAGTGTGTACAATATGTTGTACTTTAAATACTCTCCTGAAATCCAGTTTGCCATTACTGTACAGTATCATTGCCAGCCAGTGCCAGATGTTTCCCATTAATTGCAGGAAGCGTGCATTGGCAGTATGACAAAACACTGCTCTAGATGCCTTTCTCAGCTCTTAATTAGATTGAAAAGCTTAACTCTTAATTAACTTTACGTTGTGTATGAAGTGTTTTCTATAGGAGTTTCTGATTGAGTATCTGTCATGTGGTAGTATATTTACTGCAATAAACTGAAATGGTGTTTCAGTAACCTGACTTgacagttgtattattattattattattattattattattattatttatttcttagcagacgcccttatccagggcgacttacaatcgcaagcaaatacaaatacattcaagtgttacaatacaagtcatacaataagagcaaggaatacaataatttttttttccaagtgtgacaaaccacaattcaataatacagcagataatagtgaaagttacatcaggatatgattaaatagtgatagttacatcaggatatgattaagtacaaaatactacaggttaaacacttggcagattacaatattctgaagtacaggattaaatgtagtaaaatagggggcagataagagcaaaataaagcatatttaaatgaagggtgatagtgtcccaggatacaacagaggagttctacaggtgctgtttgaagaggtgagtcttaaggaggcgccggaatgtggtcagggactgggcagttgtAGCTGAAGATCTACTGTTGTGCACTACTGAAACCACATCTATTTATCCGTTTGCTTAGTCCACCCTGCAAGAGATGGCTATGCATGTGTTGTTGAGCTGGATTGCTCCTCCATTATCTCTGTATACAGAAACAGTGCCTTCTCCTTTTTTAGCACTCAAGAATGCCGCAGGTGGTGAGAGATCTGAGCTTATTCCCAATGACTGCACCTTCAGTGTGTATTTTTTAGGGTGTATAGTTTTATTTTACCGTGTCTGGTTTGCATACATTGTATGGCCTTAACTAAAATTCTCTGCAAAAAAGTTACATAACCATGCATAGTATAAACTGTTACTATTGCCTCAGCTTTTCACCatactgttttatttaaaatgtatgatttGTTTTGTGAGTTTCTTTTGGTAAATGTTAATATTGTGAACCCTCAAACTGAGCACATTTCATTTATAATTGACATGATGCTTACCTACTGTTGAAACAATCGAGTCTTTAAATCATTCCATTAAAATGATGTAGAATTGCATTCAAAAACGCCAACAATAGAAGCATTATTAAAATAAGCCATTCAAATGACGCAATGGCATTACTATATTTCAAAATACCATGTGGccatgtaaacaaaacaaacaaaacattttcaattaaacaatgtgggtttttttgtgttttttttttttttttttcttatacacGAGTGTCTCAGTATTTCCAGGGGAGATTTCAACATTTGCTTTAAACAACTTGGATTATCTGCTGCCTTTTTACACGTCCCCCAGCTGTTATGAATTGGAGCAACTGGGACTCCGCACTAATTATCTCATCAACTGAATGCTGCCCTACTGCGAAGACAGGAGGTCTAAAAGCTGCCAAGTGTGACAAACATTCTCACTCGGCTCCAGAGCAGGGTTTTCAGAGAAACCCAAACACATCTATTCCCTCGTGTTTCTATGCTGAAATATATTGGAAACACCTGAGATTTCAGAGTAATACTAAACGTAGCCGCTCAAGTCTAATTCTTGTCTGTGTGTAATTTGGTAATTTACAGTACAATAGTTTTAGAATTGAAATCATCTCGGCTATTCCAGATTTGCCTAAAAgctaagttttttttgtttaaaatatgtattctgtattattaatttattatttatttattagcagacgtccttatctagggcaacttagagtttgttacaaaatatcacagtacaaagtgtcacattacaaaatatcacatttcagaatatcgcATTACAGATAAGATcggttgtaaagtacaataaaatcagagcaaaaagagcaaattcaaataagagcaaaaaatagagaatacagtaaataattacatgcaaGAGTGGGTTCGACTAAGATCAGTcaacttatattaaaaatatttgcttgtatgagaagtccagtatgagcacgtagtatgtacaataaatggatgagaatgatttcaaataagagcaaatacaaaaaaaaagtgaatacagATACCTGTAAGAGAAGTCAAATACacgatacaggaagtagttataattaagagcagtagtacaatacggcaaggtatggagcagttcagtgcaagtacaagctgatggaAGTACTGGAAGAATTGGGCGCCacatagtccagtatagtggagagttgtgtggtttacagatgctgtctgaacaggtgtgtcttgaggcaccagaaggtggtcagggactgaccACTCCTGATATCAGTGGGAAGGTCGTttcaccactgcagggcgagggtggagaaggagcgggctctggaagcgggggagtggaggggggggtTGCACATGTTGTTCATGTGCAACATGTGTTACAAGTAGGTTGAAGCAAGATTAAAATTGTTTGGATATGGTCCAGTTCCTGTGACCAGGGCGTTATTTCAGTTTAGCTTGTTGGTCCTGCAGGTGCTGATATTATTGTGGAGTGCTGTTTATTATTCAGCCATTTGTTTCTGCTATCCATTCATAGTTTGTGTGTGAATAGAAATAGAAAGTGAAAAGTGTCTATTCGTCAGGGTCACAGTAGTGAAAAAGGGAAATTCTGTAATGTAATTTATTGTTGGGCATTAATTGCATGTGGAAATTGTATCAACCATATAGTAGATGTTTAAGCAACCATTTTCTGAAATCACTGCATAATCACATGGGTGCAGTTTATACAGGTATCAGGCCTAATCAAGTAGTTTTTCTGTGTCAAAAACAGTTGAAAGTACAATATTTCAAGTTTATTGCGTATGACTGGCGAGCTACAAAAGAAACTGACACTGTCCACCCACACAGCTTCTGATATGAGTTTGATACCTTTTCACCGACATAGTGTACTTCTCAAGCACACCTGACCCAGGGCAACTAGGAGAGTTCTCTCTTACTGTGAGTAGTACCTTGATAAATACCGCTACCTCCCTATTCCACTTGTAATTGTATTGGTTTCCATTATAAAGTAAACATAGGCCTAATGTTGCTTTAATATATTACTGTACAACAAGAAtctgaaatgtgtattttgactttttaaatacaattgcAAACTTAACCAATACAGACTTAACTGGGTTATGTCCTggccagtttattttatttgcctTGGCTATGGAGCGATATGTTTAATGATTGTTTGGCTTGTTTATCAGAGTATTTTAGTATTTAAGAAATTGTTGCTCCTGTTTGAAACTGTCTTGCTGttggctccagagtggcgcatccagtaaaggcgctcctcgcaggatgtgccctatagcctggagatcgctggttcgaatccaggctatgtcacagctgaccgtgaccgagagttcctagggggcggcgcacaattggctgagcgctgcccgggtagggagggcttaggtcggtaggggaatccacggctcaccgcgcatcagcgacccctgtggccgatagggcgcctgcggctctgcagcggagccgccagatctgtgttgtcctccggcactataggtctggtagcattgctgtggatctgcagtgcgaaaaatgacggcttggaaggagcacgtttcggaggacgcgtgtttcagcctccgtttcctgagtcggcgggggggttgcgagcggtgagccggggatacagataataattgggcatgctaaattggggtgaaaaccggggtaaaaataattggcgacgactaaatttataaaaaaaaaaaaaaaaacctgtcttgCTGACGAGTGATGCAACTCTCAAGCTACAAGTACAGTAGCTTCAGAATCTCAactaaaatgtacagtaatgcatATTCCAGATTGAGGGCAATCCTTGAGCCATCCTTTGGCCAAGTCATTGTATTCAAGGTCCTGAAACCAATAAAGTGTGATCTACTGTAATTAGTCACCCGATAGAAGCCATCAAAATCTACTAGCAGTAGCTGTATTTACAGTTCTTGTCATCTGGTTTCAAGTGCAACTTctaaccgcataactttcagacacgcagattaatttaaatttaaaaacctcaaaccgtcaaaatgactgccgtggcagttctagtgttaatgtagGTTGTAACTGAAGACTGAAGTaaagtccttttctttttaaaactgataGGGCATTTTTTGTAGATCATGTTTAGAAATCTAAATATCATTTGGTTACAGTATAGCTTTGTGCTGTACAATTATCTGATGACAGAATTGGTTATGTATCTTACTAGGAAAAGGGTAGATACTATGAGCATGTGAAGCAAAGAATCCAAGTTCATATTGTTCATATTTTGTCTAATGGCTGAAGTTAATATGAAGgataaatctcttttttttttttttaacaggaaacCCAGAATAAACTCTCAACTGGTGGCACAACAAGTTGCACAGCAATTCGCCACACCTCCACCTcccaaaaaagagaaaaaagaaaaggttgaACGGCCTGAGAGGGAACGGCCAGAGAGGGAACAGCCTGACAAAGAAAGACTTGAGAGGGAACGGCCTGACAAAGAAAGACTTGAGAGGGAAAGGCCTGACAAAGAAAGACTTGAGAGGGAAAGGCCTGACAAAGAAAGACTTGAGAGGGAAAGGCCTGACAAAGAAAGACTTGAGAAGGAAAGGCCTGTCAAAGAAAGACTTGAGAAGGAAAGGCCGGACAAGGAAAAAGAAATACGCCCAGCTGTGACCAAAAAGCCTAGCAGCAAAAAGACAAAGTATGTATTGGCGATGGTCATGCTTTGTTTTCagttattagaacataagaaagtttacaaacgagaggaggccattcggcccatcttgctcgtttggttgttagtagcttattgatcccaaaatctcatcaagcagcttcttcaaggatcccagagtgtcagcttcaacaacattacaggggactTGGTTCAAGAccctctcaattctctgtgtaatagtgcctcctattttctgttctgaatgcccctttacctaatctccatttgtgaccactggtccttgtttctttcttttttcaggtcgaaaaagtcccttgggtcgacattgtcagtacctctgtactAAAAACATCATGTACCTGAAACTCTTTCAAATGTTTGATATCAAATAGATGACAAGCAATTCATTTAGTATCTGTTTTAGagaccaatttaaaaaaacaatactatAAATTGTGGCAAGGGATGCTTTTATGTAAATTTCAATCAAATACTGtcatattataattgttttttaaaactaccaaaataaatgaatagttcCATAATTTAAGGTATGAACTACTGAGGATTACCTTTTATGTTGCAGAAAGTACATTAATAATGGAACTGTACAGCAGAATGACACTATTTTTGTATTTCATAGACCCAAGGCAGACATCCTACAAGGCCCACCCAGTGACGTCAACAGTATACAATCTGGAAATGCTGCAAGAAAGACAGACATTTCCCACATTTCAAGGTAttcatttacatttctttataaatCTTGATAGAActataagaaacaaagtcaaatAGGCAaacataacactgatgaaggtatTGGACACATGTCTGAGAACTGCTTCTTCTaattacagcattttaaaatagaatGATCTTAATCTAGGATCTCCATGTATCATCCATCTAATTTCACAGCAATTTTGCATCATATTTGACATCAGATGCAGTAAATCGCCCTTATTTGGATGAGCATGTGTGGTTGAGTAAGATTTTATCTTTCAACCACTTGTCATTTACATTTGCACTGTGGTTTTTCTGTTCAACAGTGATCTAGCATTTAATGTAGGTGGCTTTGTTCAAATGTTAATTCAAATGTTATAAAGTGAAGGGGAACTGAATGAGTCATAACTTTAGTCAAAATAGTTTGGAATGTACATTTGCCCTTGTTGCATCAAGCTAATGGACTCAAAGAGCACATTAGGACACAttgaatttttttaaacatatttaataaaactcataacccaaacacacacactgttcaaaatgtttaataaattagTCATAGAAGGATAACTGTAGGATATGTTATTATGCCTGTAAATGTCTGATGTAATAGCTACGGAGAAGGAAATTACAATTTCGCAATTTTAAATGCTTTTCTTGTTGCCAGGCCCAAACTGAAAAATGTGGACAGAAGTACTGCACAGCAACTTGCAGTAACAGTGGGGAACGTCACAGTAATTATCACAGACTTTAAAGAAAAAACACGTTCCTCTTCCACATCTTCATCCACAGTGACGTCTAGCACAGGCTCAGAACGGCAGCACCAGGGTGGCTCTGGATCCGAAAGTACAGACAAAGGCTCATCGCGTTCTTCAACGCCAAAAGGACACATGTCTGTAGGACACGATGAATCCTACTGAGCATTGCACATGGAAATGTCAGAAATAATCAGGGTATGAAATTCAGATCCTCCACCTGCCTGCTTCTTGGATACTTGCTATTACCCTTTCCTGGATGCACCTGTTTGGATATTTCTTTGGACCCATTCTCAACATGTTCAGGCCGAATACAGATTTACGTGGGCTTCTGGTCAAAAAAGGAATTTCGCACCCTGACACTTCTGTATTTCATTGTTTTATATCATTTTCCTAACAATCATTTGTAAATGGATCTGCGGCTgaacctactttttttttttttttttttttttttttttttaattatataaaatctGCTGTGCATAGTTTCCCATGTACATTTTAACTATTTTCTTTCATTATTGgctttatttattacttttgcaGATTACATCCCTTTCAACACAACCTTTTTATAGGTTGTTTTTCTGCTAGCAACGatgctttttttatatttgtagtcAGTTTGTTTGATTAAAACAAAGTTATTTACATCTGACATCTAAAACACTGGTGCTTCCTACACTGTGAAGTAAAACCAGCTTGGAACAGTTACATGACTGGGACTGtcctgtttacaaaaaaaaaaaaaaaaacagacgctAATTCTGTGTAACACCATTTATTTAAAGTGGAATTATTGAGCAAAAAAATCAACAGGCCGTGAATGCTCAAATTACAATATTCTTTTGCAGAAGATGCAGAAgtttttggataaaaaaaaataaataaataaaaaaaaattcaaagtcTTCACGACATTATCCTTTAAGAAATTTGGACTAACACAATGGGGATTTACTCTTGAAGCAAATTTCATGTTTGATCCATCAAACGAAGAACACACTGATATGGTTGCATTTTTCGGTCCATGTTCCCTGTGTAACTTGCCACccactgtgtgtttctctgttcctCTGTGTTGGAATTGTATATTCACAAAGGAGAAGCTGGAGGCATAATTTTCCAATCTTGGAATGTTCTGTTGGGTCCATGTTTTAAAACTAATGGATGATGGAGGAGACCGACAGTTTTTGCAGTTTGTGTGGATCTCATTTTGTTTTGAAATTTTAAATAGCCTTGTATGTGGAGCAGCCATTGGGATACCTGCTTTTAACTTTTGAAATGTATCTACATGTTCACGTGTTGGCCAGTTTCTTTTCAGGTCTCTGGAGTAAAACTGTGTGACTCCACACATTTATGTTCTAACATTTCTTAGAAGCTGCTGTGGTGCAAAACAACAACTTTGTTTCAACTGGACAACTATCTGATTTGGGAATGGATTATTAAGTTTGGTCATAATTGAGAACTCTGCTGGAAATGAAATGAAGATGGATAAAAAATATCAGAATAGAAATAGCATTGCATTAGCTTAGTCTAAAATACCTTAAAGGCATGGGTCCCATCTACATTTACTTTTAAGTTACTATTATTAAGTTTACTCTGCCATTTAAAAGgcgtgattttattttattttttggggcaTTTTTATTCATCTTGTATCAAGAATACAAGTatgtttgcttttaaaatgatGAACTTAAACGTTTAATTATTCATTGACGGACCAAAGGAATTTAAGTGTTTAGcacaaacacagaacaaaaataGTAGGTTTTCAAATGAATGTAAAaccaattaaaatataaatgggATTAAACCCATTAAAAACCTAAATGCAGTTCTTGTCCAGTTCATTTAGTAACATAAGTGTAAACACTTAATAAAGATAACAACACATATTCACTATAACTTCAAGATAAAATACATGTAATGCCTACTAAATCTCACTCTAACTGTATATTTTGCACAgctagcaattaaaaaaaattaaagtgaaAAATGTACTCTTGTTGTCAACATTCATGTAAATTAAACAGACTCCTAAAGCATTAAAACAACTATATTACTTTCAAAGGTGCTGATCTTTTGTGGTACAATAACCAGGTACTTGTAGGCTGTTGGGTCTCGGTTCATTCATGCAGAACCTTCTGTAGCAGCCTTTCAGTAGTGCCTCCTTCATACACTGTAAGAACTTTACAGCCAAACAGGCAGAATACGACCGTGGAGACTTGGGGGACAAGTCACATTTTAACAAAATACTTGTACTGAATTTGTGCACAGATAGCATAAACGTATTGTTCAAATTATTCTAAATTCCAAACCTCGTTAATTGTCATTTATTTCTAACCAAACAAAATGTCTGTTTGAAAGTAATGCCTTTCCTGTAGTTGCTCTTTTAAATTACATAAATTGTCATGTAGTTTTATAAAACCATGCTCGGATTCAAAATAGTTATTCaacatgatttttattttgtatctgtctgtccaTAATGTTATGTCATCACAACAGTTGAACAAGCCAAGGCTTGGTCAGATGTGATGGGCAATAAGCTGTATTCATGACAGGATTTACACAGGAAGATAAATACTTTCCATtcactttaattttaaaatgatggGCCATTTGTTGGAATCACTGACTCAACTGCTTAAATTTACACTGCAATACATGAAATAAAGCAGCCTAGTTCACAATCCACAGTAAATGGCGTTTCACATGCCTTACCAAATCCCATACTCTATCtacttttgtaaaaatgtatcaaTTGTATCTTAAATTATTGAATTTAATATTTGCtggatatattaaaaaaaaaaaaactgcttgtatGTAACTTGAAATGGTTCATAAGCCAACATTTAGAGTATGAAAATGGAGCTTTACAGTTTTTAACGCGCAAGCAGTTCTGTTCTTGTGTATGACTTGTAACCTTAATTTACTGTGTAAAGAtggttacattattttattttattatttcttttagcTTTGTTTGTTGGAGACCCAAATACAGAATGCTTCTTTTAAATCCGGCAGCACataatcttgtttttatttttttatgttaatgtattatacaagctatattttttatttgcccTAAAAAGATGTCTTGTACAATGCTTTGGAAGTTTTTGCTCTGTAAATTATGTAGGGTCAACagcctgttttattttattttttccacatGCTAAAGTGTTATTGGTGGTTTTGTGAGCTGATTTAAATTTCCAGGTCTTTCAATGTTTTTTGGGAACTTTTAATAGGTCCTGCTGTTTGTCTagcaaataaaatgttaatatattaATGTTAACTGGCATGTGCACGACTGTTATTAGAGGCCACTTTATCATTTCTCCTGCTACAAATAGAAATGTCTATTTATGAATTCTGCTTGTAGTTTTTCacaaataaaatggttaaatttATTTAATTCATGAGGTTTTGATTCTTATTTTCCCATATGTTCAAAGATAAAGCAGATTTACTGTTTAAACTTTAGAACGTTACACAGGCAGTAGTTATATTGGAGGACTCGAAGCATTGTATTATGAAAACGGCGTCTGTGTGGCCATTAACCTCTTGCAATGTGGCAAtaccactttttacactttacTCCAAATATAGGACGTCTGTTTTCTGACAACCATCCGTAATTTACAATCAAACACATGACACTATGTACTATGCCTATGCAGGAATTTACCATATAAACAATAAATATACAGACCAAATATTGATGGCAAAAACCAGGTTGTAACCTCAGAGCCCACTTAGGTGGGTATTATTGCAATTAGTTATTGCAAAGTTACAAGCTTTCTTGAAACTGTTAACTTGCTTTGTTTGTATAAAAACAGATGATACCCAAATGCTTTCTATAGCCAAACTAGAATATACTGACATTTCTCTGTTGCTTTCAACATGCAGCCagtgataaataaataagagaTAATAGGTacggctacgattttgtcacagaattagtgaaaatcgtgaatttgaataaAGTCTGTGATAAATGAAATGGTAGCTGTattagtccagagatgatagttattggactaactaaacactaattaatcacaagctttcaagacctcaaaggtctcttcaggtgaaaataggaaagagaaagaaagctAAAAGAGATCtgtctttcctactttcacctgaagaagagacctttgaggtcttgaaagcttgtgattaattattgattagtttgtccaataaaaggtatcacatctcctttgTCTaataaagtctgtgaaatcttggaaatagatgtaaaaacacatttgattaggcgcttcctttatttcctttaaaaaatgcagtatgaCATGCACTGAAAATACTATACGAgtgtctgtaaattgtttggttgcgtATGTACGCAGCTTTTACATGTAGCTATCTTGTAGGTCAGTGAATGAGATAATGTCACAAACAAGCATGTAAatgtgagtgagctgttttctaTAAAGACCCTTTAAAGCGTgcactctaaagtaacatttaaacttgtctgTAGTCAacagcaatagtctttatattattggttttggtgtactgtttttttttttgcttgtgaaatgtacaaaaaatgaCAGTGCCAAAACCGTAGCCTTAATAATATGTTCTGGCTAGGTGTTAAACCTTGACACAAGAAACATGCTTTCCAGACATTCTTGTATGGTCTAGTAGAATTCTGGATCTCTTCATCATAATTTCCTCCTTACTCAAGGATTAAGAAAAACAATCACATCTtgcaaggggggaaaaaaaatgtgttgctgATTTAAATGTTGTTTGATCCAATTACTACCTGTTAGGAGAGCAACAAATATTAAATTGAACATGAATTGCTAAATATGATCAACAATTTGCTTTTCTCCTTTATACATGTTAACTTCAGTAATTCTCTGTGCTATTTGTTAATACAATCTTGTCTGTCTAAATAAATGAAGTGTTTAATTCTTGTTAATCATTAGAGTGGCTCTGTTTGAACCAATTAACTTTATTACAGCTTTTAAAACTGGTAAAAGGCACCTATGACGATGGCCATTCAATTAACATCCATTTAATGACCAGGGGAATTGAGATGTGAGTATGTATGGAAGATACCCAAGCATACTTTTTATTCTAGAATTTAGAGTTGAACATTTTTAGAGAGCTTTCTCTGCCCAAATCTAAGTCCGACTGTTTTGCAATGTGAACCTACCTGAACAGAAAGTTGTAACAAATgcatcatatttattttattggctAAATTAGTCTTCGTGACAAACTAAATGTGACAATCAGAAAATCAGAAGTGAAAGCATTGTTTTGAGGAAGTCTAGGAAACCCAATTGACACCTGGATTTTACTCCTCTTTTCccacagacattttgaaaaactaAAGCAAGGATTGTACAGGAGTGAAACAAGCAAAAGTGTGATAGTAACATGCAACCACAGCTGGACAAGAAACCAAGCTCAGCATCATAAACTAGTTCAGCATGTCATCCATGCAGAGAGGTGATCCATA encodes:
- the LOC117413768 gene encoding RING1 and YY1-binding protein B-like, yielding MGDKKSPTRPKRQAKPAADDGFWDCSVCTFRNSAEAFKCSICDVRKGTSTRKPRINSQLVAQQVAQQFATPPPPKKEKKEKVERPERERPEREQPDKERLERERPDKERLERERPDKERLERERPDKERLERERPDKERLEKERPVKERLEKERPDKEKEIRPAVTKKPSSKKTKPKADILQGPPSDVNSIQSGNAARKTDISHISRPKLKNVDRSTAQQLAVTVGNVTVIITDFKEKTRSSSTSSSTVTSSTGSERQHQGGSGSESTDKGSSRSSTPKGHMSVGHDESY